A genome region from Thermococcus gorgonarius includes the following:
- a CDS encoding hydrogenase 4 subunit D yields the protein MIGLLTTLTFTVPLIGGLLLFRLDERKADAVMLGSFLIAMLLQFSVLVEYLLHHNHETVHIAYITTERLGEAYGIIVDPMSVLIGTVVALAGFIFMFYGMEYMSGRNVGHPVGKGRGLFYAWMTLFEGATLGFIYSSTFLGLLIFFELMGLACWGVVSYYNTPAGRRAGFKAFIIPNVGAMIGFYTAIGIGITQLHDLSLFSLSHVSDSVKPWLFLALLIAGYTKSAQFPTYSWIPDAMEAPTPASAFLHGAAMVEMGVYLVARVLQFIGTLPTWIFYFMAVMVSLTLLIPILNYPVQNDAKRLLAYSTVAEAGIMFVGLTFASLGLEVGLKAAMFQLTTHAFVKGLAFLTAGTFTYSLGTLDMRKISGLKEVLPINALAWSVALLGLAGLPPMAIAFSKAELLTGLDALKTTPVAWLPILMVLADSAVFLWVGVKWITRNVFGKKSVEMASTHPIITASLIMLIILVFIVPYLAYPLVHEIGFFGGGH from the coding sequence ATGATAGGGCTTCTCACTACGCTAACTTTCACGGTTCCACTGATTGGAGGCTTGCTCCTGTTCAGGCTCGACGAGAGAAAGGCAGATGCGGTTATGTTAGGCTCGTTTCTAATCGCTATGCTCCTGCAGTTTAGCGTTTTAGTTGAGTACCTGCTCCACCACAACCACGAGACCGTTCACATCGCCTACATAACCACAGAGAGGCTCGGCGAGGCCTACGGCATTATAGTCGACCCGATGAGCGTTTTAATCGGCACTGTCGTCGCCCTAGCCGGCTTCATCTTCATGTTCTATGGCATGGAGTACATGAGCGGGAGAAACGTAGGACATCCGGTTGGAAAGGGGCGCGGTCTCTTCTACGCCTGGATGACGCTCTTTGAGGGGGCAACACTCGGCTTCATTTACTCCTCCACATTCCTCGGCCTGCTCATCTTCTTCGAGCTGATGGGCCTGGCCTGTTGGGGTGTGGTGAGTTACTACAACACTCCTGCAGGGAGGAGGGCAGGCTTCAAGGCCTTCATAATCCCGAACGTCGGGGCGATGATAGGCTTCTACACGGCCATAGGGATTGGAATAACCCAGCTCCACGATTTAAGCCTCTTCTCGCTCTCCCACGTTTCCGATTCGGTAAAACCCTGGCTGTTTCTGGCTCTGCTCATAGCCGGCTACACAAAGAGCGCCCAGTTTCCGACCTACTCGTGGATTCCCGACGCGATGGAGGCCCCAACTCCAGCGAGTGCATTCCTCCACGGCGCGGCGATGGTCGAGATGGGCGTTTATCTTGTTGCAAGAGTGCTACAGTTCATCGGGACTCTGCCAACGTGGATCTTCTACTTCATGGCCGTGATGGTCTCGCTCACTCTGCTCATCCCGATACTCAACTACCCTGTCCAGAACGACGCCAAGAGGCTTTTGGCTTATTCAACGGTCGCTGAAGCTGGAATAATGTTCGTCGGCCTGACCTTTGCCTCCCTTGGCCTCGAAGTGGGCCTCAAAGCGGCCATGTTCCAGCTCACCACCCACGCCTTCGTCAAGGGATTGGCTTTCCTCACCGCAGGAACCTTCACCTACTCCCTCGGGACCCTCGACATGAGGAAGATCAGCGGTCTAAAGGAGGTTCTCCCGATCAACGCCCTCGCCTGGAGTGTTGCCCTTCTCGGTCTTGCGGGCCTTCCGCCGATGGCCATAGCCTTCAGCAAGGCGGAGCTTTTAACGGGCTTGGATGCCCTCAAGACAACTCCCGTTGCGTGGCTCCCAATCCTCATGGTCTTAGCTGATTCGGCAGTGTTCCTCTGGGTCGGCGTCAAGTGGATAACCCGGAACGTCTTTGGAAAGAAGAGTGTCGAGATGGCCAGTACGCACCCAATAATAACGGCCTCGCTGATAATGCTTATCATTCTCGTCTTCATCGTTCCCTACCTGGCCTATCCTCTCGTCCATGAAATAGGCTTCTTCGGGGGTGGGCACTGA
- a CDS encoding Na(+)/H(+) antiporter subunit B yields the protein MKRDVIVALSFLIAFLFIAYAVTARNVLGIGGAELRPLGEFYLSHSFAHEGLTSHSPEVVTAIVWNYRGFDTLFETFVFFLAIMGALSVLRLDGEQLKQARELEAAMPHRMMDLIVRATTKLVVIMIVAISASIALHGHLTPGGGFQGGSAMAVAALLLFAAFSKFTLERKGLTLKHTISAYALGLAIILATVLAPVFLYGGKILEINLLPGETGLFNLDVGEYTAVTFGFLTVFLVLGIPEWVFKAVLRRELND from the coding sequence ATGAAGCGAGACGTAATAGTTGCTCTTTCATTCCTCATAGCCTTCCTCTTCATAGCCTACGCCGTAACGGCCAGAAACGTCCTCGGCATCGGCGGAGCCGAACTCAGACCCCTCGGCGAGTTCTATTTAAGCCACTCCTTCGCCCACGAAGGCCTGACCAGCCACAGTCCAGAGGTAGTTACTGCCATAGTCTGGAACTACCGCGGCTTCGATACGCTCTTCGAGACCTTCGTGTTCTTCCTGGCCATAATGGGCGCCCTGAGCGTTCTCCGCCTCGATGGAGAGCAACTTAAGCAGGCGAGGGAGCTTGAGGCAGCGATGCCTCACAGGATGATGGACCTTATTGTTAGGGCAACGACCAAGCTGGTCGTGATAATGATCGTCGCGATTTCAGCCTCGATAGCCCTCCACGGCCACCTAACCCCCGGCGGCGGCTTCCAGGGCGGTTCTGCTATGGCGGTAGCAGCTCTGCTCCTCTTCGCGGCCTTCAGCAAGTTCACGCTGGAAAGAAAGGGACTTACACTTAAGCACACTATCTCGGCCTACGCGCTTGGTTTAGCCATTATCCTTGCGACCGTCTTAGCTCCTGTCTTCCTCTACGGTGGCAAAATCCTTGAGATAAACCTCCTGCCGGGAGAGACTGGACTCTTTAACCTCGACGTTGGCGAGTACACCGCTGTCACCTTCGGCTTCCTCACGGTGTTCCTCGTCCTCGGAATCCCGGAGTGGGTCTTCAAAGCTGTTTTAAGGAGGGAGCTGAATGATTAG
- a CDS encoding monovalent cation/H+ antiporter complex subunit F, protein MNFESAFLNVLYFSAVIYALAFILYGIRAIKGPTTADIILAVDCLSFDMAAFMVVLGIYFKSIMLASGAIILALWAFMLDVYYTKYVLYGEVEV, encoded by the coding sequence ATGAACTTTGAGAGTGCCTTCCTAAACGTCCTGTACTTTTCAGCCGTCATCTACGCCTTAGCTTTCATCCTATACGGAATAAGGGCAATCAAGGGGCCGACGACGGCGGACATTATCTTGGCCGTGGACTGCCTCTCCTTTGACATGGCGGCGTTCATGGTGGTTCTCGGCATCTACTTCAAGTCGATAATGCTCGCGAGCGGTGCGATAATCCTAGCCCTCTGGGCCTTCATGCTCGACGTCTACTACACCAAATACGTCCTCTACGGGGAGGTGGAGGTATGA
- a CDS encoding Na+/H+ antiporter subunit E has product MNPLRRFSPATFVIVLAVYLFYTGSVSEYDLVTGSIVALIVSFLVGHWLVKNELKFFSPRRWFYAIIYGLRYFLIEETKTHIDVAKRVFTLKANPGIVRIPLEVENDYGKVLVANSITNTPGTIVVDISDDGKWLYVHWIDVSTLDEKEVKENVVSYFEDYAKKIFD; this is encoded by the coding sequence ATGAACCCGCTCAGGAGGTTCTCTCCGGCGACATTCGTCATAGTCCTCGCGGTTTACCTGTTCTACACTGGCTCAGTGAGCGAGTACGATCTCGTAACGGGATCGATAGTGGCTTTAATCGTTTCCTTCCTCGTCGGCCACTGGCTTGTGAAGAACGAGCTTAAGTTCTTCTCTCCAAGGAGATGGTTCTACGCGATAATCTACGGTCTCCGCTACTTCCTAATCGAAGAGACCAAGACCCACATTGACGTCGCCAAGAGGGTCTTCACACTCAAGGCCAACCCCGGCATAGTGAGAATCCCGCTTGAGGTGGAGAACGACTACGGAAAGGTGCTCGTTGCCAACTCGATAACAAACACCCCGGGAACCATTGTAGTTGACATAAGCGACGACGGAAAGTGGCTCTACGTCCACTGGATAGACGTTTCCACGCTCGACGAGAAGGAAGTGAAGGAGAACGTTGTTTCCTACTTCGAGGACTACGCGAAGAAAATATTCGACTGA
- a CDS encoding hydrogenase subunit MbhD domain-containing protein, translated as MIELHLLILAIVVSFGFVFSYLAMKEHDLLKALALSSVQSTFFALGFYILAAPDIVLAYLAIAVGAYTALVILAISKTERYEVGE; from the coding sequence ATGATAGAGCTTCACCTTCTTATACTGGCAATAGTCGTTTCCTTCGGTTTCGTGTTCAGCTACTTAGCTATGAAGGAGCACGACTTGCTGAAGGCATTAGCTTTAAGCTCTGTCCAGTCCACTTTCTTCGCCCTCGGCTTCTACATCTTAGCTGCTCCGGACATAGTCTTAGCATACCTCGCCATAGCGGTTGGAGCCTACACCGCCCTCGTCATCCTCGCGATAAGCAAGACCGAAAGGTACGAGGTGGGAGAATGA
- the mnhG gene encoding monovalent cation/H(+) antiporter subunit G: protein MIEEIIFILGSIAILLGAIYDLIAAIGLLRFPDFYMRSHAATVGTIGGAALPVFGAGLVALVYHPLGEQRFFMAGIAFTVGALILLIAPTGSHSLVSAVYFGKVGKKPKLVVDQLEEDLPKRSDVAELVREHEEVPGEEEEPKFSFRRVER from the coding sequence ATGATCGAAGAAATCATCTTCATCCTCGGCTCAATCGCGATACTTCTCGGGGCAATATATGACCTCATAGCCGCGATAGGTCTCCTCCGCTTTCCGGATTTCTATATGAGGAGCCACGCCGCTACCGTTGGAACCATCGGGGGTGCCGCTTTACCCGTCTTTGGTGCTGGACTGGTTGCACTCGTCTATCACCCGCTCGGGGAGCAGAGGTTCTTCATGGCGGGAATAGCGTTCACAGTTGGTGCCCTCATACTCCTAATAGCCCCGACCGGCTCACATTCTCTTGTCTCCGCTGTGTACTTCGGAAAGGTCGGCAAAAAGCCCAAGTTAGTGGTTGACCAGCTGGAGGAAGACCTTCCGAAGAGGAGCGACGTTGCTGAACTCGTGAGAGAGCACGAGGAGGTTCCCGGGGAAGAGGAGGAGCCCAAGTTCTCATTCAGGAGGGTTGAGAGATGA
- a CDS encoding sodium:proton antiporter, with protein MISLLLAYITITLFAMILLGIYGVATRSNLIKKIIMLNVMGDAINMLFILIGYRLVFPVFPPIYESHITFEEFLSRAVDPVPQALVLTAVVIGMAMNILLTTYAIQFYRLHGTVDARDMAEVVGGEDL; from the coding sequence ATGATTAGCCTCCTGCTGGCCTACATCACAATAACGCTGTTCGCCATGATACTATTAGGGATCTACGGCGTCGCTACCCGCTCCAACCTGATCAAGAAAATCATCATGCTCAACGTCATGGGAGATGCGATAAACATGCTGTTCATCCTCATAGGCTACCGCCTCGTCTTCCCGGTCTTCCCGCCCATCTACGAGAGCCACATAACCTTCGAGGAATTTCTGAGCAGGGCAGTTGACCCGGTGCCCCAGGCACTGGTTCTCACCGCGGTCGTCATAGGCATGGCCATGAACATACTCCTAACAACTTATGCGATACAGTTCTACCGCCTCCACGGAACCGTTGATGCGAGGGACATGGCCGAGGTGGTTGGGGGTGAGGATTTATGA
- a CDS encoding complex I subunit 5 family protein, with product MEPLTMLNLALLLLFTGALVALFKGGRIAYLFTLSASIPIFLVSIAGIDGFKGEILPFLPTGVDVDPLSALFLMVLAFLTFSISLYLLDYRVRGDERYLGLSVNMALLSALLFITTDDLERLTLAYELFAVFTFVLILTSETKGSRKAAWRYIVLTQLFGIIPLLTATSLAHAAGALTFEELRANLANLPVGLWVMYALYLSAFLVRAGVFPFHTWVARTYRSVPSPLIPVFIVGEGFGFYGILRMTEFVLPTSKTVGYVIASLGAVSAFATLYSFREIRLKRKFAHHSIMDVGIAFFALGASMVLGGTAETIVLIGALLHILYQALYKSAVFFGLGAIEHYGEEPNICSIRKLLKGHVISLLISLSVFSMAGVPPLAAFVSKWPIFEGIATSKDILLWLMMLTVAFLSLFPMASILQIRRLNRELCKREVEREEIPLMIRTVTGIVAIAGFTVAVFPLLIHPWLASAIEEIGGPIPETPTGVFFASPSFLVAITLLVAAPLAGWRVGRVPTDRVSELLLIFYNMGDILKEAFGFFLDEFRKAYIRYVLPIIKVVPRYELPLVKDVDDAFDYPVRHLDEAMFMPLIRAVERLARWGKSRNLDMNALIGGFAVAMAVLIVLLGVFA from the coding sequence ATGGAGCCACTCACGATGCTCAACCTTGCCCTCCTCCTTCTCTTCACGGGCGCGCTCGTTGCCCTCTTCAAGGGTGGCAGGATAGCTTACCTCTTCACGCTCTCCGCATCTATCCCCATCTTCCTTGTCTCAATAGCCGGCATTGACGGCTTTAAGGGTGAAATACTTCCCTTCCTGCCGACTGGCGTTGACGTTGACCCCCTCTCCGCTCTCTTCCTGATGGTTCTGGCCTTTCTCACCTTCTCCATATCGCTCTACCTCCTCGATTATAGAGTCAGGGGAGACGAGCGCTACCTCGGCCTCTCCGTCAACATGGCGCTGCTCTCTGCCCTGCTCTTCATCACCACAGACGACCTCGAGAGGCTCACCCTCGCCTACGAACTCTTCGCCGTCTTCACCTTTGTCCTGATTCTCACGTCAGAGACGAAAGGCTCGAGGAAGGCGGCGTGGAGGTACATCGTCTTAACCCAGCTCTTCGGCATAATCCCCCTTCTCACAGCGACCTCCCTGGCTCACGCCGCCGGTGCTTTAACCTTTGAAGAGCTTAGAGCAAACCTCGCGAACCTCCCGGTTGGCCTCTGGGTCATGTATGCCCTCTACCTCTCGGCCTTCCTCGTTAGGGCTGGCGTTTTTCCCTTCCACACATGGGTTGCTAGAACCTACCGCTCGGTCCCTAGTCCCCTCATCCCAGTCTTCATCGTCGGTGAGGGCTTCGGCTTCTATGGCATTCTCAGGATGACGGAGTTCGTCCTTCCGACCTCGAAAACTGTGGGATACGTTATAGCCTCTCTCGGTGCAGTTTCAGCCTTTGCAACGCTCTACTCCTTCCGAGAGATAAGACTCAAGAGGAAGTTCGCCCACCACAGCATAATGGACGTTGGAATCGCTTTCTTTGCCTTGGGTGCTTCTATGGTCCTCGGCGGAACCGCGGAAACGATAGTCCTCATCGGAGCACTCCTCCACATTCTCTACCAAGCCCTTTACAAGAGCGCGGTTTTCTTCGGGCTTGGTGCGATAGAGCACTACGGCGAGGAACCCAACATCTGCTCGATTAGAAAGCTCCTCAAGGGGCACGTGATTTCCCTCCTCATCTCGCTCTCGGTCTTCTCAATGGCGGGCGTTCCCCCCTTAGCCGCCTTCGTCTCCAAGTGGCCGATATTTGAAGGCATAGCAACCTCAAAGGACATTCTCCTCTGGCTCATGATGCTGACTGTGGCCTTCCTCAGCCTATTCCCTATGGCCTCGATACTCCAGATACGGCGCCTCAACAGGGAGCTGTGCAAGAGAGAGGTCGAGAGAGAGGAGATACCGCTCATGATAAGAACGGTCACGGGAATAGTCGCGATAGCTGGCTTCACCGTTGCCGTTTTCCCGCTCCTCATCCACCCATGGCTGGCCTCGGCCATAGAGGAGATAGGCGGTCCGATTCCCGAGACCCCAACTGGAGTCTTCTTTGCTTCCCCGTCTTTCCTGGTGGCGATAACCCTTCTCGTTGCTGCCCCGCTGGCTGGCTGGAGGGTCGGCAGGGTTCCAACGGACAGGGTTAGCGAGCTCCTCCTTATCTTCTATAACATGGGGGACATACTGAAGGAGGCCTTCGGCTTTTTCCTTGACGAGTTCAGGAAAGCTTACATTCGCTACGTTCTCCCAATCATAAAAGTTGTTCCAAGGTACGAACTTCCGCTGGTGAAGGACGTTGACGACGCCTTCGACTATCCCGTGAGGCACCTCGACGAGGCCATGTTCATGCCGCTGATAAGGGCCGTAGAGCGGCTCGCTCGCTGGGGTAAAAGCAGAAACCTCGACATGAACGCGCTCATAGGCGGTTTTGCGGTGGCGATGGCCGTGTTAATAGTCCTGCTGGGGGTGTTTGCATGA